GTCGTGAGCGTGCGGCGGCTGTCGCTGGAGCCCTGGACGCTCGTCAAAGGCCTGGGGCTGGGGCTGGGGGCCACGGTCGTCGCCGCGCTGATGCCGGCCTGGGAGGCCGCGCGCTCGACCCCCGTCACCACGATGCGCCGCTCCACCGTGGAAGATGTGGCCCGGAGCCGTGCGCCCCGGCTGGCGCTCCTGGGGTTGGGACTGCTCGGGCTCGGAGGAGGACTGCTGGCGCTGCCCACGCATGCCCTGCCTCCAGCGTATGCGGGGCTCTTCGCGGTGCTGCTCGGCACGGCGCTGCTGGTGCCCTGGACCACGGAGCGGCTGGCGCTGGCGTCCGCAGGCCCGCTCGGAGCGGGGTTCGGGATGCTCGGGCGCATGGCCGCGCGAGGCGTGAGGGCGAGCCTCAGCCGGACCGCCGTGGCCCTGGCCGCTCTCATGATTGCCGTGGCCACCACCGTGGGCGTGGGCCTCATGGTCGCGAGCTTCCGAGGCACCGTCGTCTCCTGGCTGGAGTCCTCGCTCCAGGCGGATGTCTTCATCTCTCCGCCCTCGCTCATCGCCCGGCGCGGTTATTCCGCATTCGTGCCCGGCCTCGTGGAGCACCTGCGCGCCACGCCCGGTGTCGCCGCGAGCTCCACCATCCGCGTGGTGCAGCTGACCGTGGATGGCTTGCCGACGGATGTGCTCGCGGTGGAGTTTGCTCAGGGCCCCGAGCGCCCCTATCGCTTCAAGGACGGAGACCCCACCGCCATTTGGCGTGAGCTGGAGGCCCCCGGCACCCTGCTCGTCTCCGAGCCCTTCAGCTACCACCGGAACGTCCACCGGGGAGACACGGTGCGGCTGCCCACGGACAAGGGGCCTCGGGACTTCCGCGTCGCGGGCGTGTACTTCGACTATGGGTCGGACACCGGCACGGTGCTCATGCCCCGCGCTACATATAATGAGTATTTCGATGACCGGGAGGTGAGCGGGCTGGCGCTCTACGCCGCGCCGGGCCAGGACGTCGATGCGCTCGTGGCACGGGTGCTGGAGCGGACAGGAGATCGGCAGACGCTGAACGTCCGCCCCAACCGCGCGCTGCGCGAGGGCTCGCTGGAGGTGTTCGACCGCACCTTCACCATCACCCACGTCCTCCGGCTCCTGGCCATCGGTGTGGCATTCATCGGCGTGCTCAGCGCGCTCATGGCGCTGCAGCTGGAGCGGGCGCGGGAGTTCGCCGTGCTCCGAGCCATGGGACTGACTCCGGGCCAGCTCTGGGGGCTCGTCTCGCTCCAGACGGGACTTCTGGGGCTGCTGGCGGGCCTCTTCGCCCTGCCACTGGGCGTGGGGCTCGCAGCCATCCTCGTCTACGTCATCAACCAGCGCTCATTCGGGTGGACGCTGCAGCTCGCGGTGACGCCCTCGATTCTGGGGCAGGCGCTGCTCCTGGCACTGGTGGCCGCCGCGCTCGCCGGGCTGTATCCCGCCTGGCGAAT
This window of the Hyalangium minutum genome carries:
- a CDS encoding FtsX-like permease family protein, producing MSHRLLTLASARHLGKHPWLTALSLLGIALGVAVVVSIDLASSSALRAFEQSTETVSGRATHQLVGGATGLPDSLYRELRMRPGAPLAAPVVEGSVRALRGDRRPLTVLGVDPFAEAPFRPYVRGGGSGTMDALLTEPGTVILPAATARLLGVGVGDSFEVGVGGLTRSLKVVLLLTPPDERTARAMEGLVLTDVSTAQELLGRTGRLSRIDLRLDSEAELAPLQAWLPPGVEVVRPSARGSTVDQMTRAFRTNLTALSLLALVVGMFLIYNTMTFSVVQRRGLLGRLRALGVTRGELFTVVLGEAALLGAVGTAAGLLLGIMLGRGLVGLVTQTINDLYFVVSVRRLSLEPWTLVKGLGLGLGATVVAALMPAWEAARSTPVTTMRRSTVEDVARSRAPRLALLGLGLLGLGGGLLALPTHALPPAYAGLFAVLLGTALLVPWTTERLALASAGPLGAGFGMLGRMAARGVRASLSRTAVALAALMIAVATTVGVGLMVASFRGTVVSWLESSLQADVFISPPSLIARRGYSAFVPGLVEHLRATPGVAASSTIRVVQLTVDGLPTDVLAVEFAQGPERPYRFKDGDPTAIWRELEAPGTLLVSEPFSYHRNVHRGDTVRLPTDKGPRDFRVAGVYFDYGSDTGTVLMPRATYNEYFDDREVSGLALYAAPGQDVDALVARVLERTGDRQTLNVRPNRALREGSLEVFDRTFTITHVLRLLAIGVAFIGVLSALMALQLERAREFAVLRAMGLTPGQLWGLVSLQTGLLGLLAGLFALPLGVGLAAILVYVINQRSFGWTLQLAVTPSILGQALLLALVAAALAGLYPAWRMARANPALALREE